Part of the Bacillota bacterium genome, GAGATGAAGGGTGCCGACATGTGCTGCGGAGGCGGGGATTCCTTTGCCCTGAGGCGCCGGGAGCTGGCGCACCAGGTTGGGCGGCAAAAGGTCGCCAGCATCGTCGCAACCGGGGCCGAAGCCGTGGTGAGCGGCTGTCCTTCCTGCCTGTCGCAGTTGCGCGCCATGCTGCGGGGCACCCGAACGAGAACGGCCGTATGCCACCCGGTGGAATTGCTGGCGCGTTCGTATGGGCGCGGAGCGGCAAACCTTGCTATTCCACATTGACACCCCCCCAATCTCAGTGTTTTTGACTGATTGCTCGCGGTCCCTCGCTCTCCCTTAGGCTTTCGACTCTGTGTGGCCCCGCTTGGCAGTCTTGGGCGGCTCCCCGCCACGTTTGCCTCCGACTCCCTCCTAAGCTAGCATTCGAGTTGGAAGTTGATATTGGTAGGGCGGTAGTGCCAAGGTCGGGTGATATTGCAGCTTGGAAGGGGAGGAGGGCATGAGAGTCTGACTCTGAGGTCACGCACGACAACTGAACTACCGCCCGGGCCAGGAGATTTCCCTGGGGAGGCTCACGACTCCCCGTGCCCTCAAGCACCGATGATAGACCAGCCCCCCGGGGAACACCGTTAGGCCGACCACCGATAGGGTGATGTGCCCCGCCAGGGAGCACCGGCAGTTTAGGAGGCAGGAGGAGGCCAGCGACAGGATCGGGTGGTGCAGGACGAGGGAGGGAACCAGATTGCTGTACGTAGGTATCGATTGGGCCGAAAAGGCTCACCGCGTGTGCATCAGGGACGATGACACCATCCATGCCGAGTTCGAGGTCCCCAATTCCCCCGTGGGTGTTGCGGAGTTGCTCAAGAGGGTCGCCGCTATTGAGCCGGACAAGA contains:
- a CDS encoding heterodisulfide reductase-related iron-sulfur binding cluster, which codes for GDPEYEDRARALARRVFDVCEFLVRHGYRRPERAVRLRVTYHDPCHLGRGQGVREQPRRILQSIPDLELVEMKGADMCCGGGDSFALRRRELAHQVGRQKVASIVATGAEAVVSGCPSCLSQLRAMLRGTRTRTAVCHPVELLARSYGRGAANLAIPH